Proteins encoded within one genomic window of Candidatus Binataceae bacterium:
- a CDS encoding fumarate reductase/succinate dehydrogenase flavoprotein subunit has translation MAEYETFEHDVLVIGAGGAGLRAAIEASAAGVSVGVVCKSLLGKAHTVMAEGGIAAALANVDDRDSWKVHFADTMRGGQYLNNWRMAELHAKEAPARVRELEAWGAVFDRTEDGRILQRNFGGHRYPRLAHVGDRTGLEMIRTLQDHGIHQGMDVHMECAIVTLLTDGTRVVGALGYERDRGRFKLFSAGAVVLATGGVGRAFKITSNSWEYTGDGHSLAYNAGAELMDMEFVQFHPTGMVWPLSVQGILVTEGVRGEGGILLNKAGRRFMFDDIPENYRAQTCDNEEEGWRYTQGDKSARRPPELLTRDHTARCIVREIKEGRGSPHGGVFLDISWIKQKIPNAAEHIQRKLPSMYHQFKQLADIDITKEPMEVGPTTHYIMGGVRVDSDTQMSSVEGLFAAGECAAGINGANRLGGNSLSDLLVFGKRAGEFAAKYAKEHGRGKVDQLQVEQASREALMPFDRAAAPGAKPEGPFQVQYDLQEVMQTLVGIVRNEGEMRTALDKIGELWERSRRVGVPSNREYNPGWHTALDLGNLLTASEAIARSGLERKESRGAHFREDYPDKDDTYSKLNVVVRKGSNGQMEVRREPIPEMPAELKQIIEEMK, from the coding sequence ATGGCGGAATACGAGACTTTTGAGCATGACGTGCTGGTGATCGGCGCGGGTGGAGCCGGGTTACGCGCAGCAATCGAGGCGTCAGCGGCCGGCGTATCGGTCGGCGTAGTCTGCAAGTCGTTACTTGGGAAGGCGCACACGGTGATGGCCGAAGGTGGCATCGCGGCCGCGCTCGCAAACGTTGACGACCGTGACAGTTGGAAGGTGCACTTCGCCGACACCATGCGCGGCGGGCAATACCTCAATAACTGGCGTATGGCCGAGCTGCACGCGAAAGAAGCTCCGGCCAGAGTGCGCGAACTGGAGGCCTGGGGTGCGGTCTTTGACCGCACCGAAGACGGTCGCATCTTGCAGCGCAACTTCGGAGGGCATCGCTATCCGCGGCTGGCTCATGTGGGCGATCGCACCGGGCTGGAGATGATTCGCACACTCCAGGACCATGGGATTCATCAGGGGATGGATGTGCACATGGAGTGCGCGATCGTCACGCTGCTCACGGACGGCACCCGGGTGGTAGGCGCACTCGGCTATGAGCGCGATCGCGGGCGCTTCAAGCTATTCTCGGCCGGCGCGGTCGTGCTGGCGACCGGCGGAGTCGGCCGCGCCTTCAAGATCACCAGTAACAGCTGGGAATACACCGGCGACGGACACTCGCTCGCCTATAATGCGGGGGCGGAGCTGATGGACATGGAGTTCGTGCAGTTCCATCCGACCGGAATGGTCTGGCCGCTGAGCGTTCAGGGCATCCTGGTCACCGAGGGCGTGCGCGGCGAAGGCGGGATCCTCCTCAATAAAGCCGGACGGCGTTTCATGTTCGACGATATTCCCGAGAATTACCGCGCCCAGACCTGCGACAACGAGGAGGAGGGCTGGCGCTACACACAGGGCGACAAGAGCGCGCGCCGCCCGCCGGAATTGCTGACCCGCGATCACACGGCACGCTGCATCGTTCGCGAGATCAAGGAGGGACGTGGGAGCCCCCACGGCGGAGTCTTTCTGGATATCTCCTGGATAAAGCAAAAGATTCCCAACGCTGCCGAGCACATTCAGCGCAAACTGCCGAGCATGTACCATCAGTTCAAACAGCTGGCAGACATCGACATTACGAAAGAACCCATGGAGGTGGGACCGACAACCCACTACATTATGGGCGGTGTGCGGGTCGATTCCGATACGCAGATGTCAAGCGTCGAGGGCCTGTTCGCCGCAGGCGAATGCGCGGCCGGCATCAACGGGGCCAACCGTCTGGGCGGCAACTCGCTTTCCGATCTGCTGGTGTTCGGCAAGAGGGCCGGCGAATTTGCGGCCAAGTATGCCAAAGAGCATGGCCGTGGGAAGGTCGATCAACTACAAGTCGAGCAGGCGTCCCGCGAAGCGCTGATGCCTTTCGATCGCGCCGCTGCACCCGGAGCGAAGCCGGAAGGACCGTTCCAGGTCCAATATGACTTGCAAGAGGTCATGCAAACTCTCGTCGGGATCGTGCGCAACGAGGGTGAGATGCGCACCGCGCTGGACAAGATTGGCGAGCTGTGGGAACGGTCCCGACGCGTCGGTGTTCCTAGCAACCGGGAGTACAATCCTGGGTGGCACACAGCGCTCGACCTCGGCAACCTGCTGACGGCATCAGAGGCAATCGCTCGGTCCGGTCTGGAACGCAAGGAAAGCCGAGGCGCGCACTTCCGCGAAGACTATCCGGACAAGGACGACACCTACAGCAAACTGAACGTGGTGGTCCGCAAGGGGAGCAACGGGCAAATGGAGGTGCGGCGCGAGCCTATCCCAGAGATGCCAGCAGAACTAAAACAGATCATTGAAGAGATGAAGTGA
- a CDS encoding succinate dehydrogenase/fumarate reductase iron-sulfur subunit, which translates to MGVATFRIWRGDSAGGRAVDYTTEISEGMVVLDAVLKIQAEHANDLAVRWNCKAGKCGSCSAEVNGMPKLMCMTRLNQLPLDRPVTIEPMKAFPPIKDLTTDVSWNYEVKKKIKKFRPRPPDAEDGTWRMAQADIDRVQEFRKCIECFLCQDVCHVLRDHRLHNEFIGPRFLVHTAALEMHPLDVEDRTEDLRRANGIGYCNITKCCTRVCPESITITDNAIIPLKERVVDEFFDPLGFLLRAFRSDK; encoded by the coding sequence ATGGGTGTTGCCACTTTCAGAATCTGGCGCGGCGACAGCGCGGGTGGCCGGGCTGTCGACTACACCACCGAGATCTCGGAAGGCATGGTAGTGCTCGACGCGGTCCTCAAGATCCAGGCCGAACACGCCAACGATCTTGCGGTGCGGTGGAACTGCAAGGCCGGGAAATGCGGGTCCTGTTCTGCCGAGGTCAACGGGATGCCCAAGCTGATGTGTATGACCCGGCTAAATCAGCTGCCGCTCGATCGACCCGTGACCATCGAGCCCATGAAGGCGTTCCCACCAATTAAAGATCTCACCACCGATGTTTCCTGGAACTACGAGGTAAAGAAAAAGATCAAGAAGTTCCGGCCCCGCCCACCAGACGCGGAGGACGGGACTTGGCGAATGGCACAAGCAGACATCGACCGAGTGCAGGAGTTCCGCAAGTGCATCGAGTGCTTCCTGTGCCAAGACGTCTGCCACGTGTTGCGCGACCATCGGCTGCACAACGAGTTTATCGGCCCGCGGTTTCTGGTTCACACCGCGGCGCTTGAGATGCATCCGCTCGACGTCGAAGATCGAACCGAGGACCTGCGTCGGGCGAATGGTATCGGCTACTGCAATATCACCAAGTGCTGCACGCGCGTTTGTCCCGAGAGCATCACCATAACGGACAACGCGATCATCCCGCTCAAGGAGC